The following proteins are encoded in a genomic region of Bdellovibrionales bacterium:
- the gspN gene encoding type II secretion system protein GspN gives MLGTFKNIFANHKKKMVFFVFATLLFIVMFFPFGDLSDAITSEVVAATNNSVYLQFDDLSLGFAPQPSLKMENVLVEGPALPLEVTMSELWVAPSILSLVKQQIGGTAKGEGLYDGQFSLSVSKSSKLQSPEALWTNLNFQNFNLKEITKSLASKQMLPFTASGSGQIKAEMDIDPSAKLQPDGNFEIQLKNPQIPTFTLTNETMGSLSIPSISMEKIVLKGRVKDGRVIITDSTIGTPKDELYIKISGEISLMITPGFAQTTVTFYNLAIDMNVKDAFSTRMGVYMTILDGILGKFKTMGTGQNRYAFRIEGRGFDDPMPRYSPL, from the coding sequence ATGCTGGGTACATTTAAAAACATTTTCGCAAATCACAAAAAGAAGATGGTATTTTTTGTCTTTGCCACACTTCTTTTTATTGTCATGTTCTTCCCATTTGGCGATCTGAGCGACGCCATCACCTCCGAAGTGGTTGCGGCCACAAACAATAGCGTCTATTTGCAGTTTGATGACCTCTCACTGGGCTTTGCTCCTCAGCCCTCGCTTAAGATGGAGAACGTCCTCGTTGAGGGCCCAGCGCTTCCTCTCGAAGTGACCATGAGCGAACTTTGGGTGGCTCCCTCGATTCTCAGCTTAGTCAAACAACAGATTGGAGGGACGGCGAAGGGGGAAGGACTCTATGATGGACAATTTAGCTTGAGCGTTAGCAAGAGTTCCAAACTTCAGTCTCCCGAGGCGCTTTGGACGAATTTAAATTTTCAAAATTTTAATCTCAAAGAAATCACAAAATCTCTCGCCAGCAAACAAATGTTACCTTTCACAGCCTCTGGTTCTGGTCAAATTAAAGCCGAGATGGATATCGATCCCTCTGCCAAATTGCAGCCCGATGGAAATTTCGAAATTCAATTAAAGAATCCTCAAATTCCCACGTTCACTTTGACGAACGAAACTATGGGATCGCTCTCTATTCCCTCGATCAGTATGGAAAAAATCGTACTTAAGGGACGGGTTAAAGATGGGCGCGTGATCATTACGGACTCCACGATCGGCACGCCCAAGGACGAATTGTATATCAAAATTAGCGGTGAAATCAGTTTGATGATCACCCCAGGATTTGCCCAAACCACCGTCACCTTTTATAACCTGGCCATAGACATGAATGTGAAAGACGCCTTCTCCACGCGCATGGGAGTGTATATGACCATTCTCGATGGAATTCTCGGTAAATTTAAGACCATGGGCACAGGCCAAAATCGCTATGCATTTCGCATAGAAGGCCGCGGTTTTGACGATCCCATGCCTCGCTATAGCCCCCTATAA
- a CDS encoding helical backbone metal receptor — translation MWKILKRLLPYRLVIMTVISLVPSWTETLIAAGVPVIGRTRFCIHPEDMMEFIPAVGGTKDVDWDKVAGYQPDFVLLDKEENTLEMAKACPVPYIATHVQSMQDMPRELRHLAEKFQAPKLLGLAQRWERVIASTPQISSEKDFPPALLEWVKPLDFDPENIVYVIWRNPWMAAGAPTFVGSLFEWFGLKIWGSDKYPEFELNDFKNSKNLFLCSSEPYPFEKRRDAMEELPGAVALVDGEKMSWFGIRSLNYLESFL, via the coding sequence GTGTGGAAAATTCTTAAAAGATTACTTCCCTATCGATTGGTAATTATGACGGTGATCTCTTTAGTTCCCTCGTGGACCGAAACTCTCATTGCTGCTGGAGTGCCCGTCATCGGGCGCACGCGCTTTTGTATACATCCCGAAGACATGATGGAGTTCATTCCCGCAGTCGGCGGCACGAAAGATGTCGATTGGGATAAAGTGGCAGGATATCAGCCCGACTTCGTTCTCCTCGATAAAGAAGAAAACACTTTAGAAATGGCAAAGGCCTGTCCGGTCCCCTACATTGCAACCCATGTGCAATCTATGCAGGATATGCCTCGAGAGCTCCGACATCTGGCCGAAAAATTTCAAGCTCCAAAACTTTTAGGGTTGGCCCAGCGGTGGGAGCGAGTGATCGCAAGCACTCCGCAAATTTCTTCGGAGAAAGATTTTCCTCCGGCACTTTTGGAATGGGTAAAGCCTTTAGATTTTGATCCTGAAAACATTGTGTACGTGATTTGGCGCAATCCTTGGATGGCGGCGGGCGCACCGACATTTGTTGGTTCGCTCTTCGAATGGTTTGGACTTAAGATTTGGGGAAGCGACAAATATCCCGAGTTTGAACTCAATGACTTTAAAAATTCTAAAAATTTATTCCTTTGCTCCTCGGAGCCTTACCCGTTTGAAAAGCGGAGAGACGCCATGGAAGAGTTGCCCGGAGCTGTCGCTTTGGTCGATGGAGAAAAAATGAGCTGGTTCGGCATCCGCTCTCTCAATTATCTGGAGAGTTTTCTCTAA
- a CDS encoding SDR family oxidoreductase has protein sequence MQKDKDSKSQDIKIEDVQTCIDTLNYFLEDGLRLSHISKQQRIDLMTAAGRLSRPAKTEVSHRNKLLDRAKKRARAMADRNTRAQTGIREARLKKVFEAPKRVFLNDGEALPQRQLHSAQNCYVCKEEYTQLHHFYDSMCPSCGDLNYRKRFQTAPMHGQVAVITGSRLKIGYHCTLMMLRAGAKVIATTRFPHDSALRFSKEDDYNEWKDRLQIYGLDLRHTPSVELFCMHLDRTLDRLDVLINNAAQTVRRPPGFYAHMMENELLSPGDLPAEAQQLLKSYTTFKNDLHQLSGVEPDSKLPVQWHGHGPGIGLRAPAQLSQIPYSYDNSLAVEEVFPRGELDADLQQVDLRKVNSWRLKLAEVPTPEMLEVQLVNSIAPFVLCSRLAPIMRRDYTGQKHMVNVTAMEGKFFRFHKEDRHPHTNMAKAALNMLTHTSAKDLAKDGIFMNAVDTGWVTDEDPAHLAQSKTEIHDFQPPLDIVDGAARVCDPFFDGILTGEHWCGKFLKDYFPIDW, from the coding sequence ATGCAAAAAGATAAAGACTCAAAATCTCAGGACATTAAAATCGAAGATGTGCAAACGTGCATCGATACTCTCAATTATTTTCTGGAAGATGGTCTTCGCCTCTCGCACATCTCTAAGCAGCAACGCATTGATTTGATGACCGCGGCCGGAAGACTTTCTCGGCCCGCAAAAACCGAAGTCTCCCATCGCAATAAACTTCTCGACCGCGCTAAAAAACGCGCTCGCGCCATGGCCGACCGGAATACCCGCGCTCAGACGGGAATCCGCGAAGCTCGCCTAAAGAAAGTCTTCGAAGCCCCTAAACGAGTGTTCCTCAATGATGGCGAAGCCCTTCCCCAGCGCCAACTCCACTCGGCCCAAAACTGCTATGTTTGCAAGGAAGAGTACACACAGCTCCACCACTTCTACGACAGCATGTGCCCGAGCTGTGGAGATCTCAATTACCGCAAACGCTTTCAAACAGCGCCCATGCATGGCCAAGTGGCCGTGATCACCGGCTCTCGGCTTAAAATAGGTTATCATTGCACTCTGATGATGCTGAGAGCAGGCGCAAAGGTGATTGCCACCACAAGATTTCCTCACGATTCGGCTCTGAGATTCTCTAAAGAAGACGACTACAACGAATGGAAAGATCGGTTGCAAATTTACGGTCTGGATTTGCGCCACACGCCCAGCGTGGAATTATTCTGCATGCATCTCGATCGAACTTTGGATCGTTTAGATGTTTTGATCAACAACGCCGCTCAAACTGTACGACGTCCTCCCGGATTTTACGCCCACATGATGGAGAACGAACTTCTCTCTCCTGGGGATTTACCAGCCGAAGCCCAGCAGCTTCTTAAAAGCTACACCACCTTTAAAAATGATCTTCATCAGTTGAGTGGTGTCGAGCCCGATTCAAAGCTTCCGGTGCAGTGGCATGGGCACGGTCCTGGAATCGGCTTAAGGGCTCCGGCACAGCTCTCGCAGATTCCTTACTCTTATGATAACTCCTTGGCGGTTGAGGAAGTTTTCCCTCGAGGCGAGCTCGACGCCGATCTTCAACAAGTGGATTTGCGAAAAGTAAACAGCTGGCGATTGAAATTGGCGGAAGTTCCCACGCCCGAAATGCTCGAAGTGCAGTTGGTGAATTCCATTGCTCCGTTTGTTCTTTGCAGTCGATTAGCGCCAATCATGCGCCGGGATTATACGGGTCAAAAGCATATGGTGAACGTGACCGCAATGGAAGGAAAGTTTTTCCGCTTCCATAAGGAAGATCGCCACCCTCATACAAATATGGCGAAAGCCGCTTTGAACATGCTCACTCACACCTCTGCCAAAGATCTTGCGAAAGATGGAATTTTTATGAATGCGGTCGACACCGGTTGGGTGACGGATGAAGATCCGGCACATCTAGCTCAGTCGAAAACCGAAATTCATGATTTTCAGCCGCCCTTAGATATCGTCGATGGTGCCGCTCGTGTCTGCGATCCTTTCTTCGACGGGATTTTGACGGGCGAACACTGGTGTGGAAAATTCTTAAAAGATTACTTCCCTATCGATTGGTAA